In Aphanothece sacrum FPU1, a genomic segment contains:
- a CDS encoding type II toxin-antitoxin system VapC family toxin, which yields MTLTLLLDTHTFLWFVNDSPELSQTAINLLESENELLVSIASLWEIAIKVNLKKLILATNYQQFIPQQLALNQIGILPISLNHLSIYTDLPLYHRDPFDRLIIAQAMSEKLSIISIDQKLDLYEIDRQW from the coding sequence ATGACCTTAACGTTATTGCTAGATACTCATACTTTTCTGTGGTTTGTTAACGACAGCCCAGAACTTAGTCAAACTGCTATTAACTTGCTAGAATCCGAGAATGAATTATTAGTTAGTATTGCAAGTCTTTGGGAAATCGCCATCAAAGTCAACCTTAAAAAACTCATTTTAGCCACAAACTATCAACAATTTATCCCTCAACAACTAGCCCTTAATCAAATTGGAATTCTTCCGATTAGCCTAAATCACCTCTCAATTTATACCGACTTACCCTTATATCATCGAGATCCTTTTGATCGCCTCATTATTGCTCAAGCTATGTCTGAAAAGCTTTCAATTATTAGCATTGATCAAAAATTAGATCTTTATGAAATTGATCGCCAATGGTAA
- the chlP gene encoding geranylgeranyl reductase, translating to MVLRVAVVGSGPAGSSAAETLAKAGIETYLFERKLDNAKPCGGAIPLCMVSEFDLPPEIIDRRVRKMKMISPSNIEVDINLDREDEYIGMCRREVLDGFLRDRAAKLGANLINGTVYQLDIPSNNTDPYTLHYADHSNGNSKGEMKTLKVDVVIGADGANSRIAKAIDAGDYNYAIAFQERIRLPQDKMAYYEDLAEMYVGKDVSPDFYAWVFPKHDHVAVGTGTMKVNKAIIKDLQAGIRARAARRLEGGEIIKVEAHPIPEHPRPRRVVGRVALVGDAAGTVTKSSGEGIYFAAKSARMCAETIVEMTNAGQRIPTEDELKIYLKRWDKQYGMTYLVLDILQRVFYRTDASREAFVEMCSDKDVQRMTFDSYLYKTVVPANPLVQMKITAKTIGSLLRGHALAP from the coding sequence TTGGTTTTACGGGTCGCTGTTGTCGGTTCAGGGCCGGCTGGATCTTCCGCCGCCGAAACATTAGCAAAAGCTGGGATTGAAACCTATCTATTTGAACGCAAATTAGATAATGCTAAACCTTGCGGTGGTGCCATTCCCCTGTGTATGGTCAGTGAATTTGATCTACCACCAGAAATTATAGATCGACGGGTCAGAAAGATGAAAATGATCTCCCCGTCTAACATTGAAGTTGATATTAATCTCGATCGCGAAGACGAATATATCGGGATGTGTCGTCGAGAAGTTCTTGATGGCTTTTTACGCGATCGCGCTGCAAAATTAGGAGCTAACCTAATTAATGGCACGGTTTATCAATTAGATATTCCTTCAAATAATACCGATCCTTATACCCTCCATTACGCCGATCACTCCAATGGAAACTCCAAAGGAGAGATGAAAACCCTCAAAGTAGACGTAGTTATTGGGGCAGATGGGGCTAACTCCCGCATTGCTAAAGCCATTGATGCGGGGGATTATAATTATGCGATCGCCTTCCAAGAGCGCATTCGTTTACCTCAAGATAAAATGGCTTATTATGAAGACTTGGCTGAGATGTATGTGGGTAAAGATGTTTCCCCCGACTTCTACGCTTGGGTATTCCCGAAACATGACCACGTAGCAGTGGGTACGGGAACCATGAAGGTCAATAAAGCCATTATAAAAGACCTACAAGCCGGAATTCGCGCCCGTGCTGCCCGTAGACTCGAAGGGGGCGAAATTATTAAGGTGGAAGCACACCCCATCCCTGAACATCCCCGTCCTCGTCGTGTAGTCGGTCGTGTAGCCTTAGTTGGAGACGCAGCAGGGACTGTTACTAAGTCTTCTGGGGAAGGTATCTATTTTGCGGCTAAGTCAGCCCGGATGTGTGCAGAAACCATCGTAGAGATGACGAATGCGGGCCAACGTATTCCCACGGAAGATGAGTTAAAAATCTATCTCAAACGTTGGGATAAACAATATGGTATGACTTACCTGGTTTTAGATATTCTACAACGGGTATTCTATCGCACTGATGCTTCGCGGGAGGCTTTTGTCGAAATGTGTTCTGATAAGGATGTCCAACGGATGACTTTTGATAGTTATTTGTATAAAACCGTTGTTCCTGCTAACCCCTTAGTTCAGATGAAAATTACCGCTAAAACTATCGGTAGTTTATTACGGGGTCATGCGTTAGCTCCTTAA
- a CDS encoding type II toxin-antitoxin system Phd/YefM family antitoxin, with protein sequence MKLIDITQAQTQLPQLMQIALTGEEIIITRDSLPILKLSPMIPTKKHRKRGSAKGQIQFASDFDESLGDFQEYME encoded by the coding sequence ATGAAACTAATTGACATCACCCAAGCCCAAACCCAACTCCCTCAACTCATGCAAATCGCCCTGACAGGAGAAGAAATTATTATTACCCGTGATAGCCTACCCATCTTAAAATTAAGCCCCATGATTCCTACAAAAAAACATCGAAAACGCGGTAGTGCCAAAGGACAAATTCAATTTGCGTCAGACTTTGATGAATCATTAGGGGATTTTCAGGAGTATATGGAATGA